The following coding sequences are from one Comamonas koreensis window:
- a CDS encoding ABC transporter ATP-binding protein, which translates to MMLTASNLSWTAGHGAQATQIVRQASLQVAKGECVGLVGPNGCGKSTLMRMLYRVLQPQAGGRIQLQGRDIWQMSARQFAQQAAVLGQESGLGFDCTVQELVMMGRYPHQSLWARDSARDKAIVSDCLAQVRASNLAGHPLSSLSGGERQRVLLARALAQQPQLLFLDEPTNHLDIQFQLELLSLVRASGCTVLIVVHDLNLAAQFCDRLYVMQDGAIEAEGWPEQVLTPQTIARVFQVESLVDRHPRLDKARVSYWMDKPHG; encoded by the coding sequence ATGATGCTGACGGCCAGCAACCTGTCCTGGACCGCCGGCCACGGCGCCCAGGCCACGCAAATCGTGCGCCAAGCCAGCCTGCAAGTGGCAAAGGGCGAATGTGTCGGTCTGGTCGGCCCCAATGGCTGCGGTAAATCGACGTTGATGCGCATGCTCTACCGCGTGCTGCAGCCCCAGGCCGGTGGCCGCATACAGCTGCAGGGCCGCGATATCTGGCAGATGAGCGCCCGCCAGTTTGCACAGCAGGCGGCCGTGCTGGGCCAGGAGTCTGGCCTGGGCTTTGACTGCACGGTGCAGGAGCTGGTGATGATGGGCCGCTACCCGCACCAGTCGCTCTGGGCGAGGGACAGTGCCCGGGACAAGGCCATCGTCAGCGACTGCCTGGCCCAGGTGCGGGCCAGCAATTTGGCAGGCCATCCGCTGTCCTCGCTCTCGGGCGGCGAGCGCCAACGTGTGCTGCTGGCCCGCGCACTGGCCCAGCAGCCCCAGCTTTTGTTTCTGGACGAGCCCACCAACCACCTGGATATCCAGTTCCAGCTGGAGCTGCTCAGCCTGGTGCGTGCCTCGGGCTGCACGGTGCTGATCGTGGTGCATGACCTGAACCTGGCCGCGCAGTTCTGCGACCGCCTCTATGTGATGCAGGACGGCGCGATCGAGGCCGAAGGCTGGCCAGAGCAGGTGCTGACGCCGCAGACCATTGCACGGGTGTTCCAGGTCGAGTCCCTGGTGGACCGCCATCCGCGCCTGGACAAGGCCCGTGTTAGCTACTGGATGGACAAACCCCATGGCTAA
- a CDS encoding MFS transporter, protein MRTHNPMADGFAPPSASLSDWSSPHAAAAPRAVQSKELNRVVLASVVGSFVEWFEFSVYGYLAAVLGKVFFATSSPTMQITASWAAFAIAFFARPIGGIFFGSLGDKYGRKRVLTITIIMMAISTFLIGVLPGYASIGIAAPLLLIVLRLMQGLSAGGEASGAAIFVAEYCRDRNRTLLTSWVEVGCMAGFFFGASVSAILTMFFSAEQILDWAWRIPFLIALPLGAIGLYIRKYLEETPTFMAMKQQHDALAQASWKVLFATHKKELFQSAGIIIVTNVTLFTVVTYIPTYFVSALHVDVATGLKLSLGPQLFLVVMIPIMGLLADKLSRKTMMIAASLAIAVLAVPCFHLLLEGSTAAKILSLMVLNFCLAMLLGSIYSIIPSMFHTSVRFKGMALSYNVAVAMFAGTAPMINSWLIARTGNPVVPAYYLIGAAIIGLIALVSSRDRTGLPMHGDPVQ, encoded by the coding sequence ATGCGCACCCACAATCCCATGGCAGATGGCTTTGCCCCCCCAAGTGCAAGCCTTTCGGACTGGTCATCCCCCCATGCGGCGGCGGCGCCGCGCGCGGTGCAGTCCAAGGAGCTCAACCGCGTAGTGCTGGCCTCGGTGGTGGGCAGCTTTGTCGAGTGGTTCGAGTTCTCGGTCTACGGCTACCTGGCAGCGGTGCTGGGCAAGGTGTTCTTTGCCACCAGCTCGCCCACCATGCAGATCACCGCATCTTGGGCGGCCTTTGCGATTGCGTTTTTTGCCCGGCCCATTGGCGGCATCTTCTTTGGCTCGCTGGGCGACAAGTACGGCAGAAAGCGGGTGCTGACCATCACCATCATCATGATGGCGATCTCCACCTTTTTGATTGGCGTGCTGCCCGGCTATGCGAGCATCGGCATTGCCGCGCCGCTGCTCCTGATCGTGCTGCGCCTGATGCAGGGGCTGTCGGCCGGTGGCGAGGCCAGTGGCGCGGCCATCTTTGTGGCCGAGTACTGCCGCGACCGCAACCGCACCTTGCTCACCAGCTGGGTTGAGGTGGGCTGCATGGCGGGCTTTTTCTTCGGTGCCTCGGTCTCGGCCATTCTGACGATGTTCTTCAGCGCCGAGCAGATCCTGGACTGGGCCTGGCGCATTCCGTTTCTGATTGCGCTGCCGCTGGGCGCCATTGGCCTCTATATCCGCAAGTACCTGGAAGAGACCCCCACCTTCATGGCCATGAAGCAGCAGCATGACGCACTGGCCCAGGCGAGCTGGAAGGTGCTGTTCGCCACGCACAAGAAAGAGCTGTTCCAGTCCGCTGGCATCATCATCGTGACCAATGTCACCTTGTTCACCGTCGTCACCTATATCCCGACCTACTTTGTCAGCGCGCTGCATGTCGATGTGGCCACCGGCCTCAAGCTCTCGCTGGGCCCGCAGCTCTTTTTGGTGGTGATGATCCCGATCATGGGCCTGCTGGCCGACAAGCTCAGTCGCAAGACGATGATGATCGCTGCGAGCCTGGCGATTGCGGTACTGGCCGTGCCTTGCTTTCACCTGCTGCTCGAAGGCAGCACCGCCGCCAAGATCTTGTCCTTGATGGTGCTCAACTTCTGTCTGGCCATGCTGCTGGGCAGCATCTACTCGATCATCCCTTCGATGTTCCACACCAGCGTGCGCTTCAAGGGCATGGCGCTGAGCTACAACGTGGCTGTGGCGATGTTTGCCGGCACCGCGCCGATGATCAACTCCTGGTTGATTGCCCGCACCGGCAACCCGGTCGTGCCTGCCTACTACCTCATTGGCGCGGCAATCATTGGCCTCATCGCCCTGGTCAGCAGCCGGGACCGCACCGGTTTGCCGATGCATGGTGATCCGGTCCAGTAA
- a CDS encoding LysR family transcriptional regulator codes for MDQIQAMRVFARVVESGTFTLAASSLQLPKASVTKHVQALEDRLRVKLLNRTTRRVTVTTDGAAYYDRAVRLLSDFDELEASMSQVRATPRGRLRVDVGTSIARLLIIPQLASFQARYPDIQIDLGVTDRTVDLIADNVDCVIRGGELRDQSLVARRVGNVEFSTVASPGYLQQYGTPQHPRDLENGHNSVIYFSPVTQRRYPLEFQHNGEVIEMTNPSTLAVNEANAYTTSLLSGQGVGQITSYQAREYLKSGQLVQILPEWTQPLLPVYVVYPPNSHLSAKVRAFVDWVVEIFAADPLLQCK; via the coding sequence ATGGATCAGATACAGGCAATGCGGGTGTTCGCGCGGGTCGTGGAGTCGGGCACCTTCACGCTTGCGGCCTCGTCGCTGCAGCTGCCCAAGGCCAGTGTGACCAAGCATGTGCAGGCGCTGGAAGACCGGCTGCGGGTCAAACTGCTCAACCGCACCACGCGCCGCGTGACCGTCACCACCGACGGCGCTGCCTACTACGACCGCGCCGTGCGGCTGCTGAGCGATTTTGATGAGCTCGAAGCCAGCATGAGCCAGGTGCGGGCCACGCCGCGCGGGCGCCTGCGTGTGGACGTGGGCACCTCGATCGCCCGGCTTTTGATCATTCCGCAGCTGGCATCCTTCCAGGCGCGCTACCCCGATATCCAGATCGACCTGGGTGTGACGGACCGTACGGTGGACCTGATTGCCGACAATGTGGACTGCGTGATCCGGGGCGGCGAGTTGCGTGACCAGTCGCTGGTGGCGCGCCGCGTGGGCAATGTGGAGTTTTCGACGGTGGCCTCGCCCGGCTATCTGCAGCAGTACGGCACGCCCCAGCATCCGCGCGATCTGGAAAACGGCCACAACAGTGTGATTTATTTCTCGCCAGTGACCCAGCGCCGCTATCCGCTGGAGTTTCAGCACAACGGCGAGGTCATCGAGATGACCAACCCCTCGACCTTGGCCGTGAACGAAGCCAATGCCTATACCACCAGCCTGCTCAGCGGCCAGGGCGTAGGACAGATCACCAGCTACCAGGCGCGCGAATACCTGAAAAGCGGTCAGCTGGTGCAGATCCTGCCGGAGTGGACCCAGCCTCTGCTGCCAGTCTATGTGGTCTACCCGCCCAACTCGCACCTGAGCGCCAAGGTCCGCGCCTTTGTCGACTGGGTGGTGGAGATTTTTGCGGCCGATCCGCTGCTGCAGTGCAAATAG
- a CDS encoding TonB-dependent receptor, whose translation MGIAVAHAQEASLPEVVVSDQRSEPNALQLPSTSASKLAVPLQDLPASVSSVSAVQVQERADYEVVDAVGRSVGLSANGTPGNGGLSFSSRGFTGVNSVGVAEDGLSLGVAAGTVAYPNSSWGYERFDVLRGPASLMYGSGTMGATVNAVRKEPSRSTSTEVLLGAGSHGTARAGLGSTGALSDSLSYRLDVYGDRTDGERQLGNSDSKKIMSAIRWQASSDLRLDLTADVSDQRPERYFGTPVVDGKPVAALGDRNFNFLDSDIHYKDQRYKLRAEWNVSEALVLRNETYHMKADRHWKNIEGYDYDASTRTVHRYDYLEIGHDLEQSGNRLGAVFKPGQHEIAMGWDVSQAKFTALNSSPYTGESDVPLTGSTSGYWDSPDPYKPRMTSRIRQNAFYLEDAWKLGEQWLLMAGLRRDLYDFDRMDLLSQARFDKTLGGTSWRLGLTHKLDQNTSLYAQVSTGHDPVNSLLSLTQSQTGFTLSKGRQVEVGIKQQLPNGQGEWTLAVFDIRKKDIITRDPDRPALLIQGGKQSSKGIELAGSWRATKAWRFEGNLGYADAQFDELLEGATAIDRAGNQPANVPRYTANAWAHYQTGDWRASLGLRHVASRYTSNANTAQLPAYTVADAVLGWNLNRTTTLNLVGRNLANKRYAASSYGSQWLMGNGRSFELMAHLRF comes from the coding sequence TTGGGCATCGCAGTAGCCCATGCCCAAGAAGCCTCACTGCCTGAAGTGGTGGTGAGCGACCAGCGCAGCGAGCCCAATGCGCTCCAGCTGCCGTCGACCTCGGCGAGCAAGCTGGCCGTGCCGCTGCAGGACCTGCCCGCCAGTGTCAGCTCGGTCTCGGCCGTGCAGGTACAAGAGCGTGCCGACTACGAGGTGGTCGATGCCGTGGGCCGCAGCGTGGGCCTGAGTGCCAATGGCACGCCTGGCAATGGCGGGCTGTCGTTCTCCAGCCGGGGCTTTACCGGTGTGAACTCGGTCGGCGTGGCCGAAGACGGGCTGAGCCTGGGGGTTGCAGCCGGCACCGTGGCCTATCCCAATTCCAGCTGGGGCTATGAGCGCTTTGATGTGCTGCGCGGCCCCGCATCGCTGATGTACGGCAGCGGCACCATGGGCGCCACGGTGAACGCGGTGCGCAAGGAACCCAGCCGCAGTACATCGACCGAAGTGCTGCTGGGCGCTGGCTCCCACGGCACCGCCCGCGCGGGCCTGGGCAGCACCGGCGCGCTGAGCGACAGCCTGAGCTACCGCCTGGATGTTTACGGCGATCGCACCGATGGCGAGCGCCAACTGGGAAACAGCGACAGCAAGAAGATCATGAGCGCCATCCGCTGGCAGGCGAGCAGCGATCTGCGCCTGGACCTGACGGCCGATGTCAGCGACCAAAGGCCCGAGCGCTACTTTGGCACCCCGGTGGTCGATGGCAAGCCGGTGGCGGCGCTGGGCGACCGCAATTTCAACTTTCTCGACAGCGACATCCACTACAAGGACCAGCGCTACAAATTGAGGGCCGAGTGGAATGTGAGCGAGGCGCTGGTGCTGCGCAACGAGACCTACCATATGAAGGCCGACCGCCACTGGAAGAACATCGAAGGCTATGACTACGATGCCAGCACGCGCACGGTTCACCGCTACGACTACCTGGAGATCGGCCACGACCTGGAGCAAAGCGGCAACCGCTTAGGCGCCGTTTTCAAGCCCGGCCAGCATGAGATAGCGATGGGCTGGGATGTGTCGCAGGCCAAGTTCACTGCGCTCAACAGCTCGCCCTATACCGGTGAATCCGATGTGCCGCTGACCGGTAGCACCAGTGGCTACTGGGACAGCCCAGACCCTTACAAGCCGCGCATGACCTCGCGCATCCGCCAAAACGCCTTCTACCTGGAAGACGCCTGGAAGCTGGGCGAGCAGTGGCTGCTGATGGCCGGCCTGCGCCGCGACCTCTATGATTTTGACCGCATGGATTTGCTGAGCCAAGCCCGCTTTGACAAGACCTTGGGCGGCACCTCTTGGCGCCTGGGCCTCACGCACAAGCTGGACCAGAACACCAGCCTCTATGCCCAGGTCAGTACCGGCCATGACCCGGTCAACAGCCTGCTGTCGCTGACCCAGTCGCAAACCGGCTTTACATTGAGCAAAGGCCGCCAGGTGGAAGTGGGCATCAAGCAGCAGCTGCCCAATGGCCAGGGCGAATGGACCCTGGCGGTCTTTGATATCCGCAAGAAGGACATCATCACCCGCGATCCGGACCGGCCAGCGCTGTTGATCCAGGGCGGCAAGCAGTCGTCCAAGGGGATCGAGCTGGCAGGCAGCTGGCGGGCGACCAAGGCCTGGCGCTTCGAGGGCAACCTGGGCTATGCGGATGCCCAGTTCGACGAGCTGCTCGAAGGCGCCACAGCCATTGACCGCGCTGGCAACCAGCCGGCCAATGTACCGCGCTACACGGCCAATGCCTGGGCCCATTACCAGACGGGCGATTGGCGCGCATCGCTGGGCCTGCGCCATGTTGCCAGCCGCTACACCAGCAATGCCAATACCGCGCAGCTCCCCGCCTACACGGTGGCCGATGCGGTGCTGGGCTGGAACCTGAACCGCACAACCACCTTGAACCTGGTGGGCCGCAATCTGGCCAACAAACGCTATGCTGCATCGTCCTACGGCTCGCAATGGCTGATGGGCAATGGCCGCAGCTTTGAGCTAATGGCCCATCTGCGTTTCTGA
- a CDS encoding ABC transporter substrate-binding protein: MTTSASRQTLRALAAAAALVLTGCDRPGGQQPPSRPSQAAAIPMAEAAAVPAGLRAAPLEIDVCGQPQRYDRVPQRAITHDVNITEMFLFLGLGPRLVGYSGIPSRKEISPELMTQLAQVPKLSSQDMNLENMLEARADFVFGGWSYGFRPGGVTPELLAQHGVASYVLSESCIHVQKRERVALGDTLADLRNVARIFAIEAQAQGQIDKLQASIDQLAAQMQGNTHRPRVFVFDSGEKIPTTVGGFGMPQAMLDAAGGSNIFADIASNWPKGNWEDVITRDPEWIIIIDYGRPSAQGKIDFLRAKPELAGVSAIREQRFFVISYAEATPGPRNVHVAQRLAAALHPDRRITVDSVPWLPAAEPKP; encoded by the coding sequence ATGACCACAAGCGCTTCCCGGCAAACCCTGCGTGCCCTGGCGGCAGCTGCTGCCCTGGTGCTGACCGGCTGCGACCGGCCAGGGGGCCAGCAGCCGCCCAGCCGCCCCAGCCAGGCGGCGGCCATCCCCATGGCCGAAGCGGCAGCAGTGCCCGCAGGCCTGCGGGCTGCGCCGTTGGAGATCGATGTCTGCGGCCAGCCCCAGCGCTATGACCGGGTGCCGCAGCGTGCCATCACGCACGATGTGAACATCACCGAGATGTTCCTGTTTCTGGGCCTGGGGCCCAGGCTGGTCGGCTACTCGGGCATACCGTCGCGCAAGGAAATCAGCCCCGAGCTGATGACCCAGCTCGCCCAGGTGCCCAAGCTGTCATCGCAGGACATGAACCTGGAAAACATGCTCGAGGCCCGCGCCGACTTTGTGTTTGGCGGCTGGAGCTATGGCTTTCGCCCCGGCGGGGTGACGCCCGAGCTGCTGGCCCAGCATGGCGTGGCCAGCTATGTGCTGTCCGAGTCCTGCATCCATGTGCAAAAGCGCGAGCGTGTGGCGCTGGGCGACACCTTGGCAGACCTGCGCAATGTGGCGCGTATCTTTGCTATCGAAGCCCAAGCGCAAGGGCAGATTGACAAATTGCAGGCCTCGATCGACCAGCTGGCCGCGCAGATGCAGGGCAATACGCACAGGCCGCGCGTCTTTGTGTTTGACAGCGGCGAGAAGATACCCACGACCGTGGGCGGTTTTGGCATGCCCCAGGCCATGCTCGATGCCGCAGGCGGCAGCAATATCTTTGCCGACATCGCCAGCAACTGGCCCAAGGGCAACTGGGAGGATGTGATCACCCGCGATCCGGAATGGATCATCATCATCGACTATGGCCGGCCCAGCGCCCAGGGCAAGATCGATTTTCTGCGCGCCAAGCCTGAGCTGGCTGGGGTGTCTGCGATCCGCGAGCAGCGCTTTTTTGTCATCAGCTATGCCGAAGCCACCCCAGGCCCGCGCAATGTGCATGTGGCCCAGCGCCTGGCTGCCGCCCTGCACCCGGATCGCCGTATCACCGTGGACTCCGTTCCCTGGCTGCCTGCAGCGGAGCCCAAGCCGTGA
- a CDS encoding (2Fe-2S) ferredoxin domain-containing protein, translating into MAKPPDALLLLGRGGLGSAAKNELQALLQACQQGAPGLPMQLAFVDRNQPALPEALDSLCAALAPADLARQTIVIQPVMVPDEPALRRWLQKVAMRWLASQAKDARPQLVFAQPLLQSDGLVPALLNNLALATSQPDVVAEEGDEGWQTDPVAWSTVPAHQRHVLWCMGPRCVAKGAAALWPRLSQAVQASAPLKQQLQLLQTSCQYPCNQGPLMIVYPDGVWYGNLDEDSLVPVLKSHIEGSEACAAHRVHSPRVPPPCSDSDP; encoded by the coding sequence ATGGCTAAACCACCCGATGCCTTGTTGCTGCTGGGCCGGGGCGGCCTGGGGTCCGCCGCCAAGAACGAATTGCAGGCCTTGCTGCAGGCCTGCCAGCAGGGAGCTCCGGGCCTGCCTATGCAGCTGGCCTTTGTGGACCGCAACCAGCCGGCCTTGCCCGAGGCGCTGGACAGCCTTTGCGCTGCACTTGCGCCGGCCGATCTGGCGCGGCAGACCATCGTCATCCAGCCGGTCATGGTGCCCGATGAGCCCGCCCTGCGGCGCTGGCTGCAAAAGGTCGCCATGCGCTGGCTCGCCAGCCAGGCCAAAGATGCCCGGCCCCAGCTGGTATTTGCGCAGCCGCTGCTGCAGTCGGATGGCTTGGTGCCCGCCTTGCTGAACAACCTGGCGCTCGCAACATCCCAGCCCGATGTGGTGGCCGAGGAGGGCGACGAGGGCTGGCAAACCGACCCCGTGGCGTGGAGCACGGTGCCCGCGCACCAGCGCCATGTGCTGTGGTGCATGGGGCCGCGCTGCGTAGCCAAAGGGGCTGCAGCGTTATGGCCCCGGCTCAGCCAGGCGGTGCAGGCCAGTGCGCCCCTCAAGCAGCAGCTGCAGCTGCTGCAGACCAGTTGCCAGTACCCCTGCAACCAGGGGCCGCTGATGATCGTCTATCCCGATGGCGTCTGGTACGGCAACCTCGATGAAGACAGCCTGGTGCCGGTGCTCAAAAGCCACATCGAAGGCAGCGAGGCCTGCGCGGCGCACCGGGTGCATTCGCCCCGCGTGCCTCCGCCCTGCAGCGATTCAGATCCATGA
- a CDS encoding LysR substrate-binding domain-containing protein, which translates to MKYKLPPLQPLRVFESVYRHGSIRKAADELCLTPQAASQQLKQLESALDVQLFERGARGLAASAEAQTLYHYVEQGLDALSQGLEAVRSHYKAAQFHIQVSPYFATQYLIRSLPSFTKDYPELDLRISIGVELPSFDSGDLDAAIVWGYGGVDHLDETPLLEDLKVIVAAPQLLAEHPVETAQDLPHHRLISPLTHNSLWQDIYAMLGLEPGGKHVSPMLLHTHDAMLQAVLSGQGVGLLSYVDALSYIHSGKLLAPFGAELLRQLPMDRTPKFHLYTRRGGGERPIQASFRQWLLGQLRSTDFIGYATRLPQG; encoded by the coding sequence ATGAAATACAAGCTCCCGCCCCTGCAGCCACTGCGCGTGTTCGAGTCCGTCTACCGCCATGGCTCGATCCGCAAGGCGGCCGACGAGCTGTGCCTGACGCCACAGGCCGCCAGCCAGCAACTCAAGCAATTGGAAAGTGCGCTGGATGTGCAACTTTTCGAGCGCGGCGCGCGGGGCCTGGCGGCCAGCGCCGAGGCGCAGACCTTGTACCACTATGTGGAGCAGGGGCTCGATGCACTGAGCCAGGGGCTGGAAGCCGTGCGCTCCCACTACAAGGCTGCGCAGTTCCATATCCAGGTCAGCCCATACTTTGCAACCCAGTACCTGATCCGCTCGCTGCCCTCGTTCACCAAGGATTACCCGGAGCTCGATCTGCGCATCTCCATCGGTGTGGAGCTGCCTTCGTTCGATAGCGGCGATCTGGATGCAGCCATTGTCTGGGGCTACGGCGGTGTGGACCACCTCGATGAAACGCCGCTGCTCGAAGACCTCAAGGTGATCGTGGCTGCGCCGCAGCTGCTGGCCGAGCACCCGGTGGAGACAGCGCAGGATTTGCCGCACCACCGGCTGATATCGCCGCTGACGCACAACAGTCTGTGGCAGGACATTTATGCGATGCTGGGCCTGGAGCCCGGCGGCAAGCATGTCAGCCCCATGCTGCTGCACACGCACGATGCGATGCTGCAAGCCGTTCTCAGCGGGCAGGGCGTGGGCCTGCTGTCCTATGTCGATGCGCTCAGCTATATCCACAGCGGCAAGCTGCTCGCACCCTTTGGGGCCGAGCTGCTGCGCCAACTGCCGATGGACAGAACGCCCAAGTTCCACCTCTACACCCGCCGGGGCGGGGGAGAGCGCCCAATCCAGGCCAGCTTTCGGCAGTGGCTGCTGGGCCAGCTGCGCAGCACTGACTTCATCGGCTATGCGACGCGGCTGCCGCAGGGCTGA
- a CDS encoding hydantoinase B/oxoprolinase family protein, with product MANNTDVHYQIMWNRLISVVEEQAVTLIRTAFCTSVREAGDLSAGVFDKQGRMMAQAVTGTPGHVNSMAESVAHFAKRFERNTLQDGDVLVTNDPWLGTGHLHDITVVTPVFYGRDGHSAHIGYFAATAHVVDIGGRGFGPDGSDVYEEGLCIPPMKFFRAGALNEDLIEILRNNVRERDQVIGDFHSLAVCNATGMRRLKGMLDEFGLHDLEDLAGFIFANSQRATRERIAALPDGTQRYAMTVDGYEKPIELVVAVEIAADQLRADFTGTSDPSRYGINVPLTYTKAYASYALKCAIAPEIPNNWGSLEPFEISAPEDCILNAHRPRPVSVRHVIGHLIPDVVLGALQPICQGEIPAEGASSLWNLQMRFKGISPATRNQQHEILMFNTGGTGARPSSDGLSATAFPSGVQAMSVEVTESIGPIIIWRKELRPNSGGAGRWRGGLGQRIEVGSAEGFEFDLNAMFDRVHFAARGHNGGQSGALGKVSLDDGTALRGKGKQQIPAGRRLILDLPGGGGNGDAALRPTALVQRDVAYGYISAEQAKTDYAQATPLPPA from the coding sequence ATGGCAAACAATACAGACGTTCATTACCAAATCATGTGGAACCGCCTTATCTCGGTGGTCGAAGAGCAGGCGGTCACCTTGATTCGCACCGCCTTTTGCACCAGCGTGCGGGAGGCGGGGGACTTGTCGGCCGGCGTGTTCGACAAGCAGGGCCGCATGATGGCCCAGGCCGTGACCGGCACCCCAGGTCACGTGAACTCGATGGCCGAGTCGGTCGCGCATTTCGCCAAACGCTTTGAGCGCAACACGCTGCAAGATGGCGATGTGCTGGTCACCAACGACCCCTGGCTGGGCACCGGCCACCTGCACGACATCACCGTCGTCACCCCAGTCTTCTATGGCCGCGATGGCCACAGCGCCCATATCGGTTACTTTGCCGCCACCGCCCATGTGGTGGACATCGGCGGGCGCGGCTTTGGCCCGGACGGCAGCGATGTCTACGAGGAGGGCCTGTGCATTCCGCCGATGAAGTTCTTCCGCGCCGGCGCACTCAATGAGGACCTGATCGAGATCCTGCGCAACAACGTGCGCGAGCGCGACCAGGTGATTGGCGACTTCCATTCGCTGGCCGTCTGCAATGCCACGGGCATGCGCCGCTTGAAGGGCATGCTCGACGAGTTCGGGCTCCATGACCTGGAAGACCTGGCCGGCTTTATCTTTGCCAACAGCCAGCGCGCCACCCGCGAGCGCATCGCCGCCTTGCCCGACGGCACGCAGCGCTACGCGATGACCGTGGACGGATACGAGAAGCCCATCGAGCTGGTCGTGGCCGTGGAGATTGCGGCCGACCAGCTGCGAGCCGACTTCACCGGCACCTCGGATCCCAGCCGCTACGGCATCAATGTGCCGCTGACCTACACCAAGGCCTATGCCTCCTATGCGCTCAAATGCGCGATTGCGCCGGAGATCCCCAACAACTGGGGCTCGCTGGAGCCCTTTGAGATCAGCGCGCCCGAGGACTGCATCCTCAATGCCCACCGCCCGCGCCCGGTCTCGGTGCGCCATGTCATCGGCCATCTGATCCCCGATGTGGTGCTGGGTGCGCTGCAGCCCATTTGCCAGGGTGAGATTCCGGCCGAAGGGGCCAGCTCGCTGTGGAACCTGCAGATGCGCTTCAAGGGCATCAGCCCGGCCACGCGCAACCAGCAGCACGAGATCCTGATGTTCAACACCGGCGGCACCGGCGCGCGCCCCTCGAGCGATGGCCTCAGCGCCACCGCCTTCCCCAGTGGCGTGCAGGCCATGTCGGTCGAGGTGACCGAGAGCATCGGCCCCATCATCATCTGGCGCAAGGAGCTGCGGCCCAACTCGGGCGGCGCCGGCCGCTGGCGGGGCGGCCTGGGCCAGCGCATCGAGGTGGGCTCGGCAGAAGGCTTTGAGTTTGACCTGAACGCCATGTTTGACCGCGTGCATTTTGCAGCGCGCGGCCACAACGGCGGCCAAAGCGGCGCACTGGGCAAGGTGTCGCTGGACGACGGCACCGCCTTGCGCGGCAAGGGCAAGCAGCAGATCCCGGCTGGGCGCCGATTGATTTTGGACTTGCCCGGCGGTGGCGGCAACGGCGATGCGGCGCTGCGCCCCACCGCGCTGGTGCAGCGCGATGTGGCTTATGGCTATATCAGCGCCGAACAAGCCAAAACCGATTACGCCCAGGCCACGCCGCTGCCCCCGGCCTGA
- a CDS encoding FecCD family ABC transporter permease yields MSHAPGCDGLHERQRRAPWSLALCLLLLLALLLASGLAAITWGSASLHASTVWSVIWQQLLGGGWQPDAGQGGISQQHYQIVWMVRMPRVLLAALVGTGLAVVGVVMQAMVRNPLADPYMLGVSSGASVGAVSVLAYGSLAAAGLYAITAGAFIGALLATALVYALAQQQGRLHATRLILSGVAIGYMLMGVTSLITLTAGQRELANALLTWTLGSLAATQWSALGLPAAVLGLGLLWLLLCARQLNALLIGDEGAATLGLNTASLRLQLFVVVSLLTGTMVAVSGAIGFVGLVIPHITRMLVGSDHRRVLPVSALMGASFLVLVDLAARTWFSPSELPVGVITSLIGGPFFIWMLWRRTSAMPGDSA; encoded by the coding sequence GTGAGCCATGCGCCGGGCTGCGACGGCCTGCATGAACGCCAGCGGCGCGCGCCCTGGTCCTTGGCGCTGTGCCTGCTGCTGCTCTTGGCCCTGCTGCTGGCCAGCGGCCTGGCCGCCATCACCTGGGGCTCGGCATCGCTGCACGCGTCAACGGTGTGGTCGGTCATCTGGCAGCAGCTGCTGGGCGGCGGGTGGCAGCCCGATGCTGGGCAGGGCGGCATCAGCCAGCAGCACTACCAGATTGTCTGGATGGTGCGCATGCCCCGGGTGCTGCTCGCGGCGCTCGTCGGCACCGGCCTGGCCGTCGTGGGCGTGGTGATGCAGGCGATGGTGCGCAACCCGCTGGCCGACCCCTACATGCTGGGCGTGTCCTCGGGGGCATCGGTGGGGGCCGTCTCGGTGCTGGCCTATGGCAGCCTGGCGGCGGCTGGCCTTTATGCGATCACCGCAGGCGCCTTTATCGGTGCACTGCTGGCTACCGCCCTGGTCTATGCGCTGGCCCAGCAGCAGGGGCGCCTGCACGCGACCCGGCTGATCCTGAGCGGCGTGGCCATCGGCTACATGCTGATGGGGGTCACGAGCCTCATCACGTTGACGGCCGGACAGCGCGAGCTGGCCAATGCCTTGCTGACCTGGACCTTGGGCAGCCTGGCCGCAACGCAGTGGAGCGCCCTGGGCCTGCCCGCAGCCGTGCTGGGCCTGGGCCTGCTGTGGCTGCTGCTCTGCGCCCGCCAGCTCAATGCCTTGCTGATCGGCGATGAGGGCGCGGCCACCTTGGGGCTGAACACTGCCAGCCTGCGCCTGCAATTGTTTGTGGTGGTGTCGCTGCTGACGGGCACCATGGTGGCGGTGAGTGGCGCCATCGGCTTTGTCGGTCTGGTCATCCCCCATATCACGCGCATGCTGGTGGGCAGCGACCACCGCCGCGTGCTACCGGTCAGCGCCTTGATGGGGGCGAGCTTTCTGGTGCTGGTCGATCTGGCCGCGCGCACCTGGTTTTCGCCCAGCGAGCTACCCGTGGGCGTCATCACCTCGCTCATTGGCGGGCCCTTCTTTATCTGGATGCTGTGGCGCCGCACCAGTGCGATGCCGGGAGACAGCGCATGA